From a region of the Gossypium raimondii isolate GPD5lz chromosome 10, ASM2569854v1, whole genome shotgun sequence genome:
- the LOC105776574 gene encoding exocyst complex component EXO70A1, giving the protein MELPENLNKDSNGYESAEKIILRWDSTASEDARERMIFETDRQEADLYLQAVDEIQRSLSNVSISTSSNAGKNANAVDDQSKVNTTIQIAMARLEDEFRNILITHSSALETDSLFDPSSSSISTPSHHELEEDDTLSNDDSSHHDLLQLQLQHCESSDSSTYRSTSSIREVDLMPSEAICDLQAIAMRMISSGYLRECIQVYGSVRKSAIDSSFRKLGIEKLSIGDVQRLEWEALESKIRRWIRAAKVCVRILFASEKKLCEQIFECVGTDIDDACFMETVKGPAIQLFNFAEAISISRRSPEKLFKILDLHDALMDLLPDIEAVFDSKSSDSIRVQAAEILSRLAEAARGILSEFESAVLREPSRVPVPGGTIHPLTRYVMNYISLISDYKQTLIELIISKPSTGSRYSGDQTTPDMEFAELEGKTPLALHLIWIIVVLQFNLDGKSKHYRDASLAHLFIMNNVHYIVQKVKGSPELREMIGDDYLRKLTGKFRQAATSYQRATWVSVLYCLRDEGLHVSGSFSSGVSKSALRERFKTFNAMFEEVHRTQATWLIPDTQLREELRISISEKLIPAYRSFLGRFRSHIESGRHPENYIKYSVEDLETAVLDFFEGYPVSQHLRKRSQ; this is encoded by the coding sequence ATGGAGCTGCCGGAGAATCTTAATAAGGATAGTAACGGCTATGAATCGGCGGAGAAGATAATCCTACGGTGGGATTCAACCGCATCGGAGGACGCAAGGGAGAGAATGATCTTCGAAACGGACCGTCAAGAAGCCGATCTTTACCTACAAGCCGTCGATGAAATCCAACGTTCCTTATCCAACGTATCAATCTCAACCTCTTCAAACGCCGGCAAGAACGCTAACGCCGTCGATGACCAGTCAAAAGTCAACACCACGATCCAGATCGCCATGGCTCGTCTCGAAGACGAGTTCCGCAACATCCTTATCACTCATTCCTCCGCTTTGGAAACTGATTCCCTTTTCGATCCGTCGTCGTCCTCAATTTCAACGCCTTCTCACCACGAACTCGAAGAAGATGATACCTTAAGCAACGACGATAGCAGTCACCACGATCTCCTTCAGCTTCAGCTTCAACACTGTGAATCCTCGGATAGCTCGACTTACCGATCTACGAGCAGTATCCGGGAAGTGGATCTGATGCCGTCCGAAGCGATTTGCGATTTGCAAGCGATTGCGATGAGGATGATCTCGTCTGGCTACTTACGCGAGTGTATTCAAGTGTACGGGAGCGTCAGGAAATCGGCCATCGACTCGAGTTTTAGGAAACTCGGAATCGAGAAACTTAGCATCGGAGACGTCCAGAGGCTTGAATGGGAAGCTTTGGAGAGTAAAATCCGGCGTTGGATTCGAGCTGCCAAAGTTTGCGTCAGGATATTGTTTGCCAGCGAGAAGAAGCTTTGCGAGCAAATCTTTGAGTGTGTTGGAACGGATATTGATGATGCTTGTTTCATGGAAACGGTTAAAGGGCCTGCAATACAGTTATTTAACTTCGCGGAAGCCATAAGTATAAGTAGGAGATCTCCTGAAAAGCTTTTCAAGATACTTGATTTACATGATGCGTTGATGGATTTGTTGCCTGATATTGAGGCGGTTTTCGATTCGAAATCATCTGATTCGATTCGAGTTCAGGCTGCCGAGATTTTATCCAGGTTAGCTGAGGCTGCTCGAGGGATATTGTCTGAATTCGAAAGCGCAGTTTTAAGAGAGCCCTCTAGAGTACCTGTCCCTGGTGGAACCATCCACCCTTTGACTAGGTATGTCATGAACTATATCAGTTTGATATCTGATTATAAGCAGACTTTAATTGAGCTTATAATTTCGAAACCATCTACGGGTTCGAGGTATTCTGGTGATCAAACGACCCCGGATATGGAGTTTGCTGAGTTGGAAGGGAAAACTCCTTTGGCTTTGCATTTGATTTGGATTATAGTCGttttgcaattcaatttagATGGGAAGTCTAAGCATTATAGAGATGCTTCATTGGCACATTTGTTTATTATGAATAATGTTCATTATATTGTTCAAAAGGTTAAAGGGTCACCCGAGTTGAGGGAAATGATTGGGGATGATTATTTGAGGAAGTTAACAGGGAAGTTTAGGCAGGCGGCAACGAGTTATCAGAGAGCTACCTGGGTGAGTGTTTTGTATTGTTTGAGGGATGAAGGGTTGCATGTGAGTGGGAGTTTTTCTTCTGGGGTATCAAAAAGTGCATTGAGAGAAAGGTTTAAGACTTTCAATGCTATGTTTGAGGAGGTTCATAGGACTCAAGCAACATGGTTGATACCCGATACTCAGCTGAGGGAGGAACTAAGGATTTCTATATCCGAAAAGTTGATCCCAGCTTATAGGTCATTTCTTGGGCGTTTCAGGAGCCATATAGAGAGTGGAAGGCACCCAGAGAATTACATCAAGTATTCAGTCGAAGACTTGGAAACGGCTGTCTTGGATTTCTTTGAGGGATACCCTGTATCCCAGCACTTGAGGAAGAGATCTCAGTGA